A genomic region of Phragmites australis chromosome 2, lpPhrAust1.1, whole genome shotgun sequence contains the following coding sequences:
- the LOC133894774 gene encoding chaperone protein dnaJ 20, chloroplastic-like, translating to MPHLATSLTSSAAAVPAAHPTGAVRVAFRRLCPSPHPLPAPPRLRLRARGVRREDGGGVRTEEQEQQTPRTFYDLLGISSEGSPDEVRAAYRRMALKYHPDVSPPGAAAENTRRFIEVQEAYETLSDPSRRARYDRALARGICRLAFSASRSGRAYHHQEQEDKSGWRRSWENQVAELKRRSMTKDSEENLSWGARMRKRRAESSSAE from the exons ATGCCCCACCTCGCCACCTCCCTCacttcctccgccgccgccgtccccgccgcccACCCCACGGGCGCCGTCCGCGTCGCGTTCCGGCGCCTGTGTCCCTCCCCCCACCCTCTTCCGGCGCCAccgcgcctgcgcctgcgcGCGCGGGGCGTCCGACgggaggatggcggcggcgtGCGCAcggaggagcaggagcagcagacgCCGCGGACGTTCTACGACCTGCTGGGGATCTCGTCTGAGGGGAGCCCCGATGAGGTCCGCGCCGCGTACCGGCGGATGGCGCTCAAGTACCACCCGGACGTGTCCCCGCCGGGCGCCGCGGCGGAGAACACGCGCCGCTTCATCGAGGTGCAGGAGGCCTACGAGACGCTCTCCGACCCGAGCCGCCGCGCCAGATACGACCGCGCCCTCGCACGCGGCATCTGCCGCCTCGCCTTCTCCGCGTCCCGGTCCGGCCGCGCCTACCACCACCAG GAGCAGGAAGATAAATCTGGCTGGAGAAGATCTTGGGAAAACCAAGTTGCGGAGCTGAAGAGGAGGAGCATGACAAAAGATTCTGAAGAGAACCTATCCTGGGGAGCTCGGATGCGGAAAAGAAGAGCTGAGTCATCATCGGCCGAATAA